Proteins encoded together in one Carya illinoinensis cultivar Pawnee chromosome 3, C.illinoinensisPawnee_v1, whole genome shotgun sequence window:
- the LOC122304877 gene encoding protein FAR-RED IMPAIRED RESPONSE 1-like: MGEGEEHAFDRPEERETEDGSPGEREIDDCTPGTSHVVPSSKGDDMIEEPKSGMEFNSFEDLFSYYKQYAKKCRFGVMTQRSEKSEDQSVRYVTLGCAQGRKARIKTSNVANPHPTGKTNCKARINVLRVNGKMRLTTVNNSHNHVISLQKSRFYRCNREVSETVKRVLDTNDLAGIRLNKSYGSLVVGAGGFENLPFLEKDCRNYIDKARHLRLGAGGAGVLRDYFLRMQYKNHGFFALMDLDNDGRLKNIFWADLRSRAAYKYFVRTRRRLYGFSKPGCNVWTEKLQRRLLLIKTEQ; this comes from the exons ATGGGAGAAGGGGAAGAACATGCATTTGATAGACCAGAAGAGAGGGAAACTGAAGATGGCAGTCCAGGTGAACGGGAAATCGACGATTGCACTCCTGGTACATCACATGTAGTGCCATCGTCGAAAGGTGATGATATGATTGAGGAGCCAAAGTCGGGCATGGAGTTCAATTCATTTGAAGATTTGTTTAGCTATTATAAGCAGTATGCTAAGAAATGCAGGTTTGGGGTaatgacacaaaggagtgagaAGTCAGAGGATCAAAGTGTCAGATATGTTACTCTTGGTTGTGCACAGGGAAGGAAGGCACGGATTAAGACATCCAATGTTGCCAACCCACATCCGACGGGAAAGACAAACTGCAAGGCAAGAATAAATGTGTTGAGAGTCAATGGAAAGATGCGGTTGACAACAGTCAATAATTCACATAATCATGTTATCAGCCTACAGAAATCTCGCTTCTATCGATGTAACAGAGAAGTGAGTGAGACAGTTAAAAGAGTCCTTGACACCAACGATTTAGCTGGTATCCGACTGAACAAGAGTTACGGGTCTCTTGTAGTTGGCGCAGGTGGCTTTGAGAACCTGCCATTTCTGGAAAAGGATTGTCGCAATTACATCGACAAAGCTCgtcatctacgacttggtgcagGTGGTGCTGGAGTACTTCGTGATTATTTCTTAAGGATGCAGTACAAGAATCATGGATTTTTTGCATTGATGGATTTAGACAATGACGGgaggttaaaaaatattttttgggcagATCTACGTAGTCGGGCAGCCTATAagtattttg TGAGGACACGAAGACGTTTATATGGCTTTTCCAAACCTGGTTGCAATGTATGGACGGAGAAGCTCCAAAGGCGATTATTACTGATCAAGACagagcaatga